A single genomic interval of Mycolicibacterium sp. MU0053 harbors:
- a CDS encoding M20 family metallopeptidase → MSTVSASSCAEAVEDTVRRYRNDLIALSHAIHAEPELAFDEHRSSAKAQVLVAERGFAVQPGAGGLPTAFRASFGSGPLTIGVCAEYDALPEIGHACGHNIIAAAAVGAALALAEVADELGLTVVLIGTPAEESGGGKALLLEAGVFDDIAAAVMVHPGPLDIAAARSLALTEVTATYHGREAHAAVAPFLGVNAADAVTVTQVAIGLLRQHLRPGQMMHGIVTDGGQAPNIVPARAELRYTLRADDTDALRDLEDKVAGCFLAGAVGTGCEYDVVPVSPVYRELSPDRWLAEAFRAEMQRAGRSPLPSDVEAAFPLGSTDMGNVTQLLPGIHPIIGVEAGGASVHQPAFTAAAASPSGDRAVIDGAVLLARTVVRLAETPEQADRVLELLQRRAS, encoded by the coding sequence ATGTCCACTGTCTCCGCATCGTCGTGCGCCGAGGCCGTCGAGGACACCGTCCGGCGTTATCGCAATGACCTGATCGCGCTCTCGCACGCCATCCACGCCGAACCCGAGCTGGCCTTCGACGAGCACCGCAGCAGCGCCAAGGCCCAGGTTCTGGTGGCCGAACGCGGCTTTGCGGTGCAGCCGGGCGCCGGCGGTCTGCCGACCGCGTTCCGGGCGTCGTTCGGCAGCGGTCCGCTGACCATCGGGGTGTGCGCCGAATACGACGCGCTGCCCGAGATCGGACACGCCTGCGGACACAACATCATCGCGGCCGCGGCCGTCGGGGCGGCCCTCGCGCTCGCCGAGGTGGCCGACGAACTGGGCTTGACCGTCGTGCTGATCGGCACCCCGGCCGAGGAGTCCGGCGGCGGGAAGGCGCTGCTGCTGGAGGCGGGCGTGTTCGACGACATCGCCGCGGCGGTGATGGTGCACCCGGGCCCGCTCGACATCGCGGCGGCGCGTTCGCTGGCGCTCACGGAGGTGACGGCGACCTATCACGGCCGCGAGGCGCACGCGGCCGTGGCGCCGTTTCTGGGTGTCAACGCCGCCGACGCGGTGACCGTCACGCAGGTCGCGATCGGCCTGCTTCGCCAGCATCTGCGGCCCGGTCAGATGATGCACGGCATCGTCACCGACGGGGGACAGGCACCCAACATCGTTCCGGCCCGCGCCGAGCTGCGATACACCCTGCGCGCCGACGACACCGACGCGCTGCGTGACCTGGAGGACAAGGTGGCGGGCTGTTTCCTGGCCGGGGCGGTCGGCACCGGCTGCGAGTACGACGTGGTCCCGGTCTCCCCGGTGTACCGGGAGCTGAGCCCGGACCGCTGGCTGGCCGAGGCGTTCCGGGCCGAGATGCAACGCGCCGGCCGCTCGCCGCTGCCCAGCGACGTCGAGGCCGCATTCCCGCTCGGCAGCACCGACATGGGCAACGTCACCCAGCTGCTGCCGGGCATCCATCCGATCATCGGGGTCGAGGCCGGCGGCGCCTCGGTGCATCAACCGGCCTTCACCGCGGCCGCCGCCAGCCCCAGCGGCGACCGGGCCGTCATCGACGGAGCGGTGCTGCTGGCCCGCACCGTCGTGCGACTGGCCGAGACGCCCGAGCAGGCCGACCGGGTGCTCGAGCTGCTGCAGCGGCGGGCCTCATGA
- a CDS encoding purine-nucleoside phosphorylase, translating into MTADPSRLATDAAAAIAERTGVAHHDVAVVLGSGWAPAAQTLGEPTTAIGMSELPGFTPPSAAGHRGQVLSLRVGAQRVLVLLGRIHAYEGHDLAHVVHPVRAACAAGAGTVVLTNAAGGLRADHAVGQPVLISDHLNLTARSPLVGAQFVDLVDAYSPRLRALARDIDPSLTEGVYAGLPGPHYETPAEIRMLRTLGADLVGMSTVHETIAARAAGAQVLAISLVTNLAAGMTGAPLSHTEVLEAGRQSATAMGALLAAVLARL; encoded by the coding sequence GTGACCGCCGATCCCTCCCGGTTGGCGACCGACGCCGCCGCCGCCATCGCCGAACGCACCGGCGTCGCCCACCACGATGTCGCGGTGGTGCTCGGCTCCGGCTGGGCCCCCGCCGCGCAGACGCTCGGCGAGCCGACCACCGCGATCGGGATGTCCGAGCTGCCCGGCTTCACCCCGCCGAGCGCGGCCGGCCACCGCGGCCAGGTGCTGTCGTTGCGGGTCGGGGCGCAGCGGGTGTTGGTGCTGCTCGGACGCATCCACGCCTACGAGGGTCACGATCTGGCACATGTGGTGCACCCGGTGCGCGCGGCGTGCGCGGCCGGCGCGGGCACCGTGGTGTTGACCAACGCCGCCGGCGGTCTGCGCGCGGACCACGCGGTCGGTCAGCCGGTGCTGATCAGCGACCACCTCAACCTCACCGCACGCTCCCCGCTGGTCGGTGCGCAATTCGTCGACCTCGTGGACGCGTATTCGCCGCGCCTGCGGGCGCTGGCCCGCGACATCGACCCATCGCTGACCGAGGGCGTGTACGCCGGTCTGCCCGGGCCGCACTACGAGACCCCGGCCGAGATCCGGATGCTGCGCACCCTCGGCGCCGACCTGGTCGGCATGTCGACGGTGCACGAGACGATCGCGGCGCGCGCCGCCGGAGCGCAGGTGCTGGCCATCTCGTTGGTGACCAATCTGGCCGCCGGGATGACGGGTGCGCCGCTGAGTCACACCGAGGTGCTCGAGGCGGGGCGTCAGTCGGCCACCGCGATGGGCGCCCTGCTCGCGGCGGTGCTGGCCCGACTCTGA
- the upp gene encoding uracil phosphoribosyltransferase, translating to MHVCVVDHPLAAARLTTLRDERTGNAGFRAALRDLTLMLVYEATRDVACTETTVQTPMAPTTGCRLANPPLLVPVLRAGLGMVDQAHALIPEAQVGFVGVARDERTLLPTPYLESLPADLGDRPVMVLDPMLATGGSMVHTLGLLQSRGATDITLVCVVAAPEGVAAVEKVAPAARLFTATIDQGLNEIAYIVPGLGDAGDRQFGPR from the coding sequence ATGCACGTTTGCGTCGTGGATCATCCGTTGGCCGCGGCGCGGTTGACCACGCTGCGCGACGAACGCACCGGCAACGCCGGCTTCCGCGCGGCGCTGCGCGACCTGACGCTGATGCTGGTCTACGAGGCGACCCGGGACGTCGCGTGCACCGAGACCACGGTGCAGACCCCGATGGCGCCCACCACGGGCTGTCGACTGGCCAACCCGCCGCTGCTGGTGCCGGTGCTGCGGGCCGGCCTCGGCATGGTGGATCAGGCGCACGCGCTGATTCCGGAGGCGCAGGTGGGCTTCGTCGGCGTGGCTCGCGACGAGCGGACGCTGCTGCCCACGCCGTACCTGGAATCGTTGCCCGCGGACCTGGGCGACCGCCCGGTGATGGTGCTCGACCCGATGCTGGCCACCGGTGGTTCCATGGTCCACACGCTGGGGCTGCTGCAGTCCCGCGGCGCCACCGATATCACGCTGGTGTGCGTGGTGGCCGCGCCCGAGGGCGTGGCGGCGGTGGAAAAAGTGGCGCCCGCGGCCCGGCTGTTCACCGCCACCATCGACCAGGGCCTCAACGAAATCGCCTATATCGTCCCCGGATTGGGCGACGCGGGCGACCGACAATTCGGGCCCCGCTAA
- a CDS encoding primosomal protein — translation MAADLVPIRLGVTAGDLYTLWAPRWREGGDEWEAFLGEGEDLYGFASVADLVAFVRSGADNDLSDHPAWQRITEANAHRLDPAEDRQFDLISVEELLAEKPTEDSVNLLARTLAVVSSLGSVCELPTVTKFFNGNPTLAAVNGGAAEFAGKAGLKRWNNIAAVVGRNWDNVVAAIDEIVTTPDVDSTLAAKAAAELAEPAPPAEDDDLDDLAASAPDELDTVAAAPAPRATGDTVVLGDDDDFWAKVGIDPVRVMTSGGTFYTLRCYFDDRPIFLGRNGRVSVFSSERALARYLADEHDHDLSDLSTYDDIRTAATDGSLDIDITEDNVYVLTDLADDLADGPEHVDRDQLELVVEFLRDLGDYSEEDTVDKALAPDAPLGRYVAYVLDGAGVKPAAPYAEAASQFEKLERFVESRLRSE, via the coding sequence ATGGCTGCTGACCTCGTACCGATCCGCCTCGGCGTGACCGCGGGCGACCTGTACACCCTGTGGGCCCCGCGCTGGCGCGAAGGTGGAGACGAGTGGGAGGCATTCCTCGGCGAGGGTGAGGACCTCTACGGCTTCGCCTCCGTCGCCGATCTGGTGGCGTTCGTGCGCAGCGGTGCGGACAACGATCTGTCCGACCATCCCGCCTGGCAGCGGATCACCGAGGCCAACGCGCACCGACTCGATCCGGCCGAGGACCGTCAGTTCGACCTGATCTCGGTGGAGGAACTGCTCGCCGAGAAACCCACCGAGGACAGCGTGAACCTGCTGGCCCGCACGCTGGCGGTGGTGTCCTCGCTGGGCTCGGTGTGCGAACTGCCCACGGTCACCAAGTTCTTCAACGGCAACCCGACGCTGGCCGCGGTCAACGGCGGGGCCGCGGAGTTCGCCGGCAAGGCCGGGCTCAAGCGGTGGAACAACATCGCTGCCGTGGTGGGGCGCAACTGGGACAACGTGGTCGCCGCCATCGACGAGATCGTGACCACCCCCGACGTCGACAGCACACTCGCGGCCAAGGCGGCCGCGGAACTGGCCGAACCGGCGCCGCCCGCCGAGGACGACGACCTCGATGACCTCGCGGCCTCCGCGCCGGACGAGCTCGACACCGTCGCGGCCGCGCCCGCGCCGCGCGCGACCGGCGACACCGTCGTGCTCGGGGATGACGACGACTTCTGGGCCAAGGTGGGCATCGACCCCGTCCGGGTGATGACCAGCGGCGGCACGTTCTACACGCTGCGCTGCTACTTCGACGACCGGCCCATTTTCCTCGGCCGCAACGGCCGGGTCAGCGTGTTCAGTTCGGAACGCGCGCTGGCCCGCTACCTGGCCGACGAGCACGACCACGACCTGTCGGACCTGAGCACCTACGACGACATTCGCACCGCGGCCACCGACGGCTCGCTCGACATCGACATCACCGAGGACAACGTCTACGTGCTGACCGATCTGGCCGACGACCTGGCCGACGGTCCCGAGCACGTCGACCGCGATCAGCTCGAGTTGGTGGTCGAATTCCTGCGCGACCTCGGCGACTACTCCGAGGAGGACACCGTCGACAAGGCGCTGGCCCCCGACGCGCCGCTGGGCCGCTACGTGGCCTATGTGCTCGACGGTGCCGGGGTCAAACCCGCCGCGCCGTACGCCGAGGCGGCCTCCCAGTTCGAGAAGCTGGAACGCTTCGTCGAATCCCGCCTGCGCAGCGAGTGA